A single genomic interval of Bacteroidota bacterium harbors:
- a CDS encoding PKD domain-containing protein encodes MIKKANLLGALLLISSFVFAQTNFLSFNQNESLFNDKMPVRSVDEKDNNGLIVEYQFPGVFVSQIADNGMDFQNLHIKGFTNLKERGKPALPSHTDIIALPLGTENVSIKILSAEKQEYDNYMIYPSLRLATGRWGDPEPTFEIDQDFYNSNINYPNVPVDVVEINKIRGMNMAFVQLCPIQFNPAEGKIIVYSKIKYKIEFQKQSGFIDKRSSNNYLKTIPNFILNDFSIKNEIRQNDYTRALADQMRGESKSYIIITHSKYKQAADSLAQWKMQLGYGVEVISKSFWTADDVRNEIKTRYDSWDPKPDYFVIIGDNEDVPGDNILSPSNDEFHTDLYFACMDGLNDYMPDIAHGRISVSYAGEANLTIRKIIDYERKPYNDYDFYHTGLNCAQYQDDDKNGYADRRFSLTSENVKDYIENEIGKDVKRVYATDIDITPQYWNNTYYAAGEALDSSLLKPGFEWNGSKTDIAININAGAFYVLHRDHGYSGGLGWHMPQFKTSDVKSLLSNGKKLPIVFSINCNTGEYQLPECFAEAFLRHNNGGAAGIFAAAYVSYSGYNDALTLGFFDAIWSNPGLIPNFTGSQGIGNPTLSDHEDIFTMGDVLNQGLLRMVETWGTNKYTFELFHYFGDPAMRIFTENPQLITAVTHNDSIICNSTSFSISNCSLADALVTLVCDGEIIAMDTLTNGNVTLNFDALAGSQAYLTISKHNYAPYIAIIPITGGCPKSRFEISSSNNCIDNPLTVTSNSSGDITTYYWDFGQNATPANATTEGPHQIVYSTAGSKTISLKTTGAAGISEWELEVEINENCEFFSPNSGNSVITNCNGILYDNGGTSDYSNNTDGSITISPTGASSVTLQFKSFDFELDYDYLKIYDGANIYAPLIGSYTGNSLPNSGQITSTTGSITIRQITDEAMQKTGYELIFFCNQSNTAPLSNFYALSQESCNGVVSFNDMSRNAPDNWLWNFGDGNTSTDQNPSHSYLENGVYTVKLISWNAYGSDSFTREDYIDVQFPEAPYVVNGSNCGNGSVKLRANGSGMIEWYDSLTGGNLLALGNYFYSPPITETTTYYAQINAKSYRFGAPDNNIGTGGNFSYNNEHGLVFSTWKPMHLHSVVVYASGAANRTIELKDANDFVLATKTLYIEDGESRIDLDFNIPVGTNLKLVTGNACNLFRNRTGANYPYTIPNTISITGSTAAQTGYYYFFYDWKLSELEKCLSERIPVIAYIHTNAAIADFSFKDSGLYYTFTNNSTLANTFGWNFGDGNIDTMNFSCVHKFQDAGDYQVNLQVANGCGSNDITKTLSVVNSINEVQQSPEILLFPNPNNGNFELKIDRNEFELLRILDMQGKIIYESKMENQYADNIYSVESGVSTKGMYLLQLSGKDKIVQQAFVID; translated from the coding sequence ATGATAAAAAAAGCTAACCTATTAGGAGCCTTACTGCTTATTTCAAGTTTCGTATTCGCTCAAACAAACTTTCTTTCATTCAACCAAAACGAATCATTATTTAATGATAAAATGCCCGTCAGAAGTGTTGATGAAAAAGACAACAATGGTTTAATCGTTGAATATCAATTCCCGGGTGTATTTGTAAGCCAAATAGCAGATAATGGTATGGATTTCCAGAATCTTCACATCAAAGGTTTTACAAATTTAAAAGAAAGAGGCAAGCCAGCTCTTCCATCACATACTGATATAATTGCCTTACCACTTGGGACTGAAAATGTCTCTATTAAAATTCTTTCTGCTGAGAAACAGGAATACGATAATTACATGATCTACCCTTCATTGAGGTTAGCTACAGGACGATGGGGAGATCCCGAACCAACTTTTGAAATAGATCAAGATTTTTATAATTCCAACATCAATTATCCAAATGTTCCGGTAGATGTGGTTGAAATAAACAAAATAAGAGGAATGAATATGGCTTTTGTTCAATTGTGTCCTATTCAATTCAATCCTGCTGAAGGAAAAATAATTGTTTATTCAAAAATTAAGTATAAAATCGAGTTTCAGAAACAATCTGGATTTATTGACAAACGATCCTCCAATAATTACCTCAAAACCATACCTAATTTCATTCTTAATGATTTCTCAATTAAAAATGAAATTAGACAAAATGATTATACAAGAGCTCTTGCCGATCAGATGAGAGGAGAATCAAAAAGTTATATAATCATTACTCATTCAAAATACAAACAAGCCGCTGATAGTTTAGCACAATGGAAAATGCAACTGGGATATGGTGTAGAAGTTATTTCAAAATCATTTTGGACAGCTGATGATGTGCGCAATGAAATTAAAACCCGCTACGATTCCTGGGATCCCAAACCAGATTATTTTGTAATTATAGGTGACAATGAAGATGTACCGGGCGACAATATCCTTTCACCATCAAATGATGAATTCCATACAGATCTATATTTTGCTTGTATGGATGGCTTGAATGATTACATGCCCGACATTGCACATGGAAGAATATCAGTTTCCTATGCTGGAGAAGCCAATCTGACCATTCGAAAAATCATTGATTATGAAAGAAAACCTTATAACGATTATGATTTCTACCATACAGGTTTAAATTGTGCACAATATCAAGATGATGATAAAAATGGATATGCTGACAGAAGATTTTCATTAACCAGCGAAAATGTAAAAGATTATATTGAAAATGAGATCGGAAAAGATGTGAAACGTGTGTATGCCACAGATATTGATATCACTCCTCAATATTGGAACAATACATATTATGCAGCAGGAGAAGCCCTCGACTCCTCATTACTTAAACCCGGTTTTGAATGGAATGGATCAAAAACCGACATTGCCATTAATATCAATGCTGGTGCTTTTTATGTATTACACCGAGACCATGGCTATTCTGGAGGACTTGGCTGGCATATGCCTCAATTCAAAACAAGTGATGTCAAGTCATTGCTTTCCAATGGAAAAAAACTTCCTATCGTATTTAGTATCAACTGCAATACCGGAGAATATCAATTACCTGAGTGTTTTGCAGAAGCATTTTTACGTCATAACAATGGAGGCGCAGCAGGTATTTTTGCCGCGGCTTATGTTAGCTATTCTGGATACAACGATGCTTTAACGCTTGGTTTTTTTGATGCCATATGGTCGAACCCCGGCCTCATTCCAAACTTTACAGGAAGTCAGGGAATTGGCAATCCTACTTTAAGTGATCATGAAGATATTTTTACCATGGGAGATGTTTTAAACCAGGGATTATTAAGAATGGTTGAAACATGGGGAACCAATAAATATACATTTGAATTGTTCCATTATTTTGGTGATCCTGCCATGCGTATTTTTACAGAGAATCCACAACTCATAACTGCAGTCACACACAATGACAGCATTATTTGTAATTCAACTTCATTTAGTATCTCAAATTGTAGCTTAGCTGATGCTTTAGTTACTTTGGTTTGTGATGGGGAGATTATTGCCATGGACACCTTAACCAATGGTAATGTTACCTTAAATTTTGATGCACTAGCAGGGAGTCAGGCTTATTTAACAATTTCAAAACATAATTATGCACCATACATAGCCATCATACCAATTACTGGTGGTTGCCCAAAATCAAGATTTGAAATAAGCAGCTCAAATAATTGCATAGATAATCCACTGACTGTAACTAGCAATTCAAGTGGAGATATTACAACATATTATTGGGATTTTGGACAAAATGCAACACCTGCTAATGCTACAACAGAAGGTCCTCACCAAATAGTTTATTCTACTGCAGGTAGCAAAACCATCAGTTTAAAAACCACTGGTGCTGCAGGAATAAGCGAGTGGGAACTAGAAGTAGAAATCAATGAAAATTGTGAATTCTTCAGCCCCAATTCAGGGAATTCTGTTATTACTAACTGCAATGGAATTCTTTATGATAATGGAGGAACATCAGATTATTCAAACAATACAGATGGAAGTATAACCATATCACCTACTGGAGCCAGTTCAGTGACACTTCAGTTTAAAAGTTTTGATTTTGAATTGGATTATGATTATCTGAAAATTTATGATGGAGCAAACATTTATGCTCCTCTTATTGGATCATACACTGGAAATAGCCTCCCAAATAGTGGTCAAATTACATCCACTACCGGATCAATAACCATCAGGCAAATTACAGATGAAGCTATGCAAAAAACGGGTTATGAACTTATTTTCTTCTGTAATCAATCCAACACTGCTCCTCTGTCAAATTTTTATGCTTTGAGTCAGGAAAGTTGTAATGGTGTAGTTAGTTTCAACGATATGTCAAGAAACGCACCAGACAATTGGTTGTGGAATTTTGGAGATGGCAATACATCAACAGATCAAAATCCGTCACACAGCTATCTTGAAAATGGTGTTTATACAGTCAAACTTATTTCATGGAATGCATATGGTTCTGACAGTTTCACCAGAGAAGATTATATCGATGTACAGTTTCCTGAAGCTCCTTATGTTGTGAATGGATCGAATTGTGGAAATGGAAGTGTAAAACTAAGAGCCAATGGTAGTGGTATGATCGAATGGTACGATTCCTTAACTGGTGGCAATTTACTTGCACTGGGAAATTATTTCTACAGCCCTCCTATTACGGAAACAACAACCTATTATGCCCAGATAAATGCAAAGAGTTATCGATTTGGAGCCCCTGACAACAACATTGGCACTGGAGGAAACTTCTCCTACAACAACGAACATGGTTTGGTATTCAGCACATGGAAACCTATGCATCTTCACTCCGTTGTTGTTTATGCAAGTGGTGCAGCTAACAGAACTATTGAACTTAAAGATGCAAACGACTTTGTATTGGCTACCAAAACACTATATATTGAAGATGGCGAAAGCAGAATTGATTTAGATTTTAACATTCCTGTTGGAACCAACTTAAAATTAGTTACTGGAAATGCTTGTAATTTGTTCCGAAATCGGACAGGCGCAAATTATCCTTACACCATACCAAATACAATAAGTATTACAGGTAGCACAGCAGCACAAACAGGTTATTACTATTTCTTTTACGATTGGAAGCTTTCAGAATTGGAGAAATGTCTGAGTGAACGAATCCCAGTTATAGCTTACATCCATACAAATGCAGCTATTGCAGACTTCAGTTTTAAAGATTCTGGTTTATATTATACATTCACAAACAATTCAACACTAGCAAATACTTTTGGGTGGAATTTCGGAGATGGAAATATAGATACCATGAATTTTAGTTGTGTGCATAAATTTCAAGATGCAGGAGACTATCAGGTCAATTTACAGGTTGCTAATGGATGTGGATCCAATGATATAACGAAAACTTTATCGGTGGTAAACAGCATTAATGAGGTCCAACAAAGCCCTGAAATTCTATTATTTCCAAATCCTAATAATGGGAATTTTGAATTAAAAATAGATCGTAATGAATTCGAATTGCTTAGAATATTAGATATGCAAGGAAAGATTATCTATGAATCAAAAATGGAAAATCAATATGCTGACAATATTTATTCTGTAGAGAGTGGTGTTTCCACCAAGGGTATGTATTTACTTCAATTGAGTGGAAAAGATAAGATAGTTCAACAGGCGTTTGTGATTGATTGA
- a CDS encoding carboxypeptidase regulatory-like domain-containing protein gives MGKKLLVILILAISLGFILAEKYAIKGSVSSSGSPIKDVDVTLKKVPGYAVFARSMTDGRGNFQFADSPEGNFVVEVSYFPISGPDAEVSGKFYYFDDPLDDAVVKIFNEDNQLLKTINTDDKGRFSANGLDAAEVRLVISGITGYTPAGQ, from the coding sequence ATGGGGAAGAAACTATTAGTAATCCTTATTTTGGCAATAAGTCTCGGATTTATTTTAGCTGAAAAATATGCAATTAAAGGAAGTGTTTCATCTTCCGGTTCGCCCATTAAAGATGTTGATGTCACCTTAAAAAAAGTTCCCGGTTATGCTGTTTTTGCTCGTAGCATGACTGATGGTAGAGGGAATTTCCAATTTGCCGATAGCCCTGAAGGGAACTTTGTTGTGGAAGTCAGTTATTTTCCTATCAGTGGTCCTGATGCTGAAGTAAGTGGTAAATTCTATTATTTTGACGATCCTTTAGATGATGCAGTTGTTAAGATATTCAATGAAGATAACCAATTACTTAAAACAATAAATACAGATGATAAAGGGCGCTTTTCTGCAAATGGATTAGATGCAGCCGAAGTAAGATTAGTTATCAGTGGAATTACCGGATATACGCCTGCAGGACAATAA
- a CDS encoding T9SS type A sorting domain-containing protein produces the protein MNNRFNLILSPLFLISLCILFLNDFILKDLYPGLITGKLSDFAGLIVFTTFIYFLIGKWKKHIFLVSALLFIFWKSSLSTGIIEFSNSLLPLTIGRVIDYTDLIALLILPITYFYNPKKVLTIKKPILKYTLILFTLFSCIASEVTDIKFKNKVKGVTPYELQGDYIFQYTENDKLVLDTITFIRIKKSSFLILENLKDTLYLGQIKRRKGDYYLFKFDKETEYWEINSFRIDGDSIYNFENSFWGLSDKEFVKASFELIEIEKKDDDETWFVNNTKKETLKAFDQLLNNSKGYFFTEIIQAEDTIFEEIQLQEDIAASIPNESSFAIKAYPNPVIDQLIIEHRFKTSVKAAIINTSGQIMQRIKVEESPLTWNLEALQKGVYTILFYTDKTQSDYSIKIIKK, from the coding sequence ATGAACAATCGATTTAATCTTATACTCTCGCCTTTGTTTTTAATATCCCTATGTATTTTATTTCTAAATGATTTCATTTTAAAAGACTTATATCCGGGACTTATTACTGGAAAGCTAAGCGATTTTGCAGGCTTGATCGTTTTTACAACATTCATTTATTTTCTGATTGGAAAATGGAAGAAGCATATTTTCCTTGTATCAGCATTGCTTTTCATATTTTGGAAAAGTTCATTGAGTACTGGAATTATTGAGTTTTCAAATTCCTTATTGCCTTTAACAATTGGAAGAGTTATAGATTATACCGATCTAATCGCTTTATTAATTTTACCTATTACTTATTTTTATAATCCTAAGAAAGTACTGACAATTAAAAAACCCATTTTAAAATATACACTGATCCTGTTTACTTTGTTTTCATGCATTGCATCCGAAGTAACAGATATAAAATTTAAAAATAAAGTTAAAGGTGTTACACCTTATGAATTGCAGGGAGATTACATTTTTCAGTACACAGAAAATGATAAACTTGTTCTCGATACAATCACATTTATTCGGATAAAGAAAAGTTCATTCCTCATATTAGAAAATCTTAAAGACACTTTATATCTTGGACAAATAAAAAGGAGAAAAGGAGATTACTATCTTTTTAAGTTTGATAAAGAAACCGAATATTGGGAAATAAATAGTTTCCGTATTGATGGAGATAGTATTTACAATTTTGAAAATTCATTCTGGGGATTATCGGATAAAGAATTTGTAAAAGCTAGTTTTGAACTTATTGAAATAGAAAAAAAAGATGATGATGAAACCTGGTTTGTGAATAATACAAAGAAGGAGACATTGAAAGCATTTGACCAATTGCTGAATAATTCAAAAGGATATTTTTTTACTGAAATTATTCAAGCTGAAGATACCATCTTTGAAGAGATTCAACTCCAAGAAGATATTGCTGCTTCTATACCTAATGAGAGTTCATTTGCAATTAAAGCATATCCAAACCCTGTTATCGATCAATTAATAATTGAACATCGGTTCAAAACATCTGTTAAAGCTGCAATTATTAATACTTCCGGACAAATAATGCAAAGAATAAAAGTTGAAGAAAGTCCTCTTACGTGGAATTTAGAAGCTTTGCAAAAGGGTGTTTATACCATCCTATTCTATACAGATAAAACACAGTCTGATTATTCAATTAAGATTATCAAGAAATAA